ttttagagattatgAATGCAGCGCTCTTTGCTGGCATTCTGCCAAACCATGTACACAGCAGCTgcttgctttagttaaaaataacagtgttctgtgaatgttgatgctttaataacaaatatttattgggAGTGTGTGTGCTGGGATTTCATGGAGAAAAAAGTAAGGTAACTAGTAATgttactaattacttttgaaatgaAGTAATCAGAGCAGTAAtgtgattacttttaaaaggagtaatcagtaatttgattacattttcagagtaacttAGAGTCCAATTTGTGAGCTTTTCAAGATTGTTCTTTTCTGTGAATCGATCAAATGGGTTGTCAAATAAAtctgaattattaattaatgcatcTGTCCTAATCaaatatggtgtttttttttgtttttgtttttgtttttacgtCCAGAAAGGCCTAAGTACTGGAAGTTAATTACTTGAAAAATGTGGGAACCCTGTCATTtagattttgttaatattttttatagctTATGGTTGGTATTTTTTGTATTCTAACTTCATAATCCTCTGATGTTGTGTGTTCAGCGTGGAGGAGGCTCGTTTCAGCCAGATGCTATGAAAGTCCAGAGACATTCTCTTCCTTATACATCTCACTCCAGGCATAACCCTGAGAGTAGTAGTTCCTGCTTATTCCAGCAGAGACCTAAAGCATCAGTTAAGACAGGGGAGCGGATCACCCACCATCCtgataagaaaaaagaaagactgGAGAATAGAGACCACAAAACCTCCTATTGTAGTAACATGTCCATACAGAAGGTACAGGTATTTTTGTTGAATAATTTTATGTATGATTTCCACCTTTTTCAAGTGACTATGGATGTCACACAtgttttcacatattttcatttattgttttacaGAAAGTAAGCAACCCTCACCACAAAAATAATCCAGGTAAGAATTATTACCCTTTGTTGTACTTATGATCTTGCCGAGATTTTTATTTCATAACCTTTAAAACTAAGGTGTTTCTCTTTCTATATCAAATACATCTTTTTGCCAGCAGAGGACAGGATGTCCCTGTCTGGAAAGAGAAAAAAGGAGGGTAGTACAGAAAATGAGAAGGAAATGAAACGCCCATGTGTTGATTTCCAACCCTCTACCAGCTCTGCCAAATGTGCTTTCATGAAGGGCAGCAATGAGTTTGTGATAACCATAAAGGAGAAATCCCATAAAATGCTTCCTGCTGCaccaaacagcaacaacaaaccCAGACTTCTGCCTTACCTCCCCAGTCAGCTGTTTAAACCATGTAAGGACTCAAGCACAGCAAGCGACAAACCTAACTCATTTAAACTCACTAAATCTCCCACGGTTGCAGAGAAAAAAGACGTTATGGTGACACATGCCAACAAAAATCTCAAAGCTCCACCCAGCCAACCGCATTCACGCAAAGTCTCTCCGAAGTCAAGCACAACGTTCGACAGCATCGAGACGCAACTCTTTACACCAGACTGTTGCTTACCATCGCCCaaaactcataataaaaaaactaatgctGAGAGAGAAACTTGGACACAAACAAGCCTCTCTTCCAACCATAAGGAGAGTGTTAAAATTGTCTCGTCCCCCCATCATCTCGATCTAAGGTCACCCTGCATTGCAAAACAAGCCGGTTCATGTAAGATGGAAACGGATGTAAGAATACAGTTGAAAGTGGAGCAGTCACGCAGCCCCAAGGCTGTCATGCCTGTCCCAGCAGTGTCGGTGAATGTAGAAGGATCAAGAGAACAGAAGTGCTGCCCCAAGTGGAAAGATCCCTTAGATATTGAGTTGGGAGACGACTCTGGCGATGAGCTGAGAGAGCACTGCAATATCAGtctgagcagcagcagcagtggtcTTGAAGATGAGCCGCTGCCATCTCTGGAGAAGCTGATGAGTCGGAGAGACCATGTGCCTGTTACTCCCGAAAAAGATGCTTTTTCAGAGCCCAACACACCTGTCTCAAAAGCAGCTGTAAGTTTAAGGATGTTCAGAAAACATGTCATGACCTCATGTGTCATTAATCAGTCTTTGACATGCCTGAATTTCACaagaacctgtttttttttttttattattcacctGTATTAGCCAGAGGCAGTCAAAACCAAAGCCGTTAGTTATCGAAATACACTGGAGCAGATGCTGCAAGAGAAGGAACAATATCAGAGGTGGGTCTGAAAACCTCATTTGTTTTTTCCCCCAACTTGATTCTCAGCATGACTTATTTTGTGCTTGGCAGCCCTTGGTTTGTTGTAGTGCATTGGATATCAGTGATTGAGAAGTCAAAATCTCAATGTAGACAGCTTTTATTAGTGGTGTTTACCAAGGCAGGCATGGctattaaaaggacagttcacctaaaaatgaaaattctgtcataatttactcacactcatgttccaaacccataacacataattttttttttttaaatgaaatctggGAGATTTCTGTCTCACCTTTGAAAGTCCACACAAAAGTGTTGACACCCGTAGAGATTGTTAAATCAATCAAGCAGTTGAATCCAAGTCTTCCCGAAGAGTCCAGATTGCTCTATAGAATAGATTTTATATAGACTTTTAAAtctgtatataaatatgtataaacactgatcaacacacaTACATAGAGAAAATATTTGAGCATTCATTACCATATTTGATCTTCATTTATGTTTTGATAATGGAACAACATGAAGACATGATCAGTCaattttgacagttttttttccattttaaaccaGCCTTTATATTGCTTGCATTTAGTATTAGTGACTTTTTTTTAGTATTAGCTGTATAGACTACAGGCATGAATGAGAGTTCAAATTGTGACTTGTGACAATAAAATGACAGAAGAATTGCAGTAATACATAAGGTGGACTCTTTTGACAAAACAGTAAGCAACTTGTCAAACATActagaacagtggttctcaaccttttggaCTCCAAGGCCCTCCTGTGTCTGTGACAGTAATTGAAGGCCAATATTCTGAGCTCAGGATGAGAATTGCTGCCCTAAAACCAGTGGTAATCTGCTGAAAACTTACAGCTGCAATACTTGTTTACTTCCGAAAATGTAAAACTTTAGTCCTAATTTACCCTTGGTGTATTAATGCCTGGCATTCTGGCTGACAGTATCACTTTGGGTGTGTACAATTGACAGATTGTTGTTTATTCTGACTGTCAGTTTCATAGACCTGTGATTATGCCATGGGAGAATTTGTTGAGACAGATCATGCTGCATTTAGCCGGCAGTCTCGCCCTGATAAATGTCTAATAATTACTTGACacactttgtttttcatttgactACACAGGTCAAAAGAGTTGGAGAGACAATTACTTGAGTCATGTGAAGATGATCTGCTGAATATAGATGAGATTgagaacagtgaaagtaaagaggaAGACATCTCACTTGAGCAAAGGTATTTTGTCCATACTGGcttaaccctctcaaggcaggcaTTGCAGATTTGCAAaagtaaagtaactaaaaaccttattactccagatacataaaatatgttataaaaaattagtttactaaaaactttactaaagttactaagttactaaaacttaatttgagcctgagagggttaataGCTGGCTTCATTCTCATAATTTGTCTTTCAAATTATATTAAAGCTTTTTGGATTTTTAAGTAGATTATGGCAGTCAATTTAAATAGTTTGGAGTCTGAATATATGTgattaaatttagtttgacttagggatgggcgatatatcgcatgcgattgtcacacGCATTTGAcaaactgacaagctatgcaatatagCGTtaattatcgcagatgaatcgccttcaataatgaacgcgatattgcgtagcttgtcagtgatctacggctctgtctattaaatgccgctccatgtgaaagcaggttgaactggctttactgacgaaatgcgcatgaCAATCGGATGCCATATCCCCATACCTAGTTTGTCTATatgttcattctttttttattttatgtagaaTTTTGACAGTCTCGTGAATATGTataattaatctaaaaaaaaatgtgtatatatgtttactttttttttaggaaattttTGCAAAGGTTTTCGGTTGCCTCATGTGCCATCAGGGATATCCACCCAGGAGAGGAAATATTCCTGCCTGCTAGGTTTGGTCGACTCTTCAACCACCGGACTCTGGACCTGAGGAAGATTACTATGACGCCGCATAACAAATCACAACAAATTATCTTTAAGTAAGACTATcatgaaatgtgtttaaatattatGTCGAATGTCATATTGtgctaattttttaaaagtaaataaacagtAGGGGTGTGCCATATCATACTGTCCACAATAacacagatataattttttacattacaaaaaaaatttgtcaTCTCTCAATATCAATGAACAGCAAAATACAATTCAAACCTTTTGTTGTGTGCACGTCATTTTATCAaggactgcttctctaatcttggCTTTTATCTTCGTTGGCTTCTAATTTTCTTAATTTGTACTAACAAGCTCTCTGAACCACAACCTGTAAGAAAAATTGATACGTAATGTGTACATTTTCAATTGAGCGCTCAAAATATCTGTTTTTTGTGCTAATATGTGATATATACCTAGTGGAGCTTTAGGTTTCCAGGTGAAGCACAATATTACTTACTGGAATAGTTCTGATAATTCACTGTGAACCCACTATTTCCTAAGAATGTGTTGATTAATGTAGACTGACGTTGTTCTAAttacttaatttaataataaagaatgtgtgaagcacacagacagacagacactttGCTGCACCGACAGTTATAGGGTTaatactaggggtgctccgatcacgatcggccgatcgttaatgcgcatctcgtcagtaaagccggttttctaatcagctgttaattccatcaggtgcgtgatttcacatagagcagctgttactacacagagccgttgttaactgagaagatgggccaataaacgctgaaaattaacgtgatttgcgcatcttctctattaacaacggctctgtgtagtagcagctgctctatgtgaaatcacgcacctgatggaattaaccgctgattagaaaaccggctttactgaggagatacgcataacgatcggccgatcgtgatcggagcacctctagttAATACGGGAGAGACGAGCGAGTTATAAGGCTGGTGCTCCTGTGATACAGCTGTTCTTAAAAGTTAAGACAGCATCTTTTGTCTGTTGTTcttaaaacattacatattttggTTTACAAACTATTGTTTTAATGGTTAGTCACATTAGCACTCGACTAACGTACCATCCATTATTGTCTTAAGTGTTAACAGTTTAGGAGCTAAACTTTAGCTGTGTGCACGATTCAATtgcatatgttgtttttttttgaccTTATAAAAATGGATTGGTGCACTCCATTATAGTTTTGTGTAAAAAGGTGCTTTGTCAATGGTAGCGCTGGCTAACTGGTTCGAGGAGATCTCTCTGTGCCAGTCACAACAGacttggccagctgaccaatcagagcagagtaggcttaaGAAAGGGAGTGGTTTGCTCTGAACTTGCTAGCAACGAATCGTTTCTAAATCATTGGCAAATGACTCTAATATTAAATGTGTATTCTGAGAAAATAACAATGTTTTCTGACCTTAGATgtatttaaacctgttgtagggAACTCAACACAATATTAAgacactttaaaataccatatgacctctttaagtcACTCTCGCTGTATTTTGACATCATACACCGATCAGTCTGCTTAAAGTCAACAAAGCAAGGCAACTATTGATGCGAGGCAACTGCTACTCAAGTTTTGatagcatttttattaaattttttataagcAATGAGTGTTTTGGATTTTGAAGGTTTGTTTGGATTGCTgctgtttgtttacatttgaacTTAAAAAGGTCAGTTTTATTAGGTGACAATATTGTGCAGGCTTCTGAAGAGTTACAAGgtgaaaattacttaaattagtTATTGTCAAACTAAAGTGATAAGGAGTTATGTTATACTTTTACTTAAGATTTCCATTGAAAAAACTACCAAGGCTGCTTTTGTACTTTGCTTACATTTGACTATGTTACTGTGTCACTAATATTGCACTATAATGCTGCTTCTGCTACCTTATGATAATAGATTTACTCTTCAATTGAGGTAGTCTGTCATCAATGACAGAAGCATATTGGAAAAGGATTGAAAATGCCCTTCATTATGTTTGCACTAATAAATGCCACTGCCTGCCAGCTTCAATCACCTATAAAACACTGTtccatatttttttgtatatcgtcataaatatcattattgccaatattcttgaaatattgtgatataattttgaggctatatcgcccacccctaataaACTAACTGATTTAATCTTTCCATTTTAGTAATAGATGATACCTGTCTGATGACACCTTGAACTCAATATCAAATGTAGTAGCACAGCGAGTTCACTACTCAAAAAATTAGCAAAATAGGAGATGCATCAGTGATTATTTCTGTTATGTTCATTTGCAATTGGGCTTGGTGTTACacttttcaatatgagtgttttgtttttgtcctcTATAGGGCCCGTACTGAGCATGTGCTGTCTCTGATCAGTGCTGGCTTGTTGAGGAAAGCCTACTTTTCTTTCCCTTGTCAGCCTGAGGTTACACGCTGGCTTTTCCAGGTAAAATCACCCTCTTTCCTCATATTTTCTGTCTTGCGAAACACTTTGTGCTTAGTCAGTAACACATGGATGTACTTTACAGTGGGGCAAAAAATATGGACAATTAAtctacaattaaaatatatatgaacgcTACATGCTTTGATATTTTGCAGTGCTCTTTTTAGGGCCACTGTCTTTGTAGTCTCATGTTGATCTCAtcagctgtttatttttttatgagttgTTGTaggtaatgtatgtatttttagcaTTTCTTTTGTATTGTTATATGGTTTggggcttaaagttctctggcacCATGCCGGATCTCCAGCATGCAGCATTtggctgcagaaaaaaaagtaatcctacataaaaaaaaaaagtgttaatttcaCTTTGGAGTCCTTGAGTTTGCCTACCAATAGTATGAGAGGAGCACAGCATTCACTCTAAACCAAACAAATTTTACTAGCCAATCAGAAATGTTTTGCACTTATAAATACGAGACATGCATAACAGTATCCAATTGCAGAGTCGAAGCACCTGATGAATAGAGGAGCCTGACATGTTGAAAAAAAGTAGCGGAGCTTTGTAAACAGCTCAAAGTAATCATGTCATCTTCATAAGAACGATATGATCTCCAGAACATATTACTGGGATTTTTTAAAAGGTCCTGCTCACATATAATCTCTGAATGGTAACTTACTggtaatttaccagtaaagactGTATGTGTTTAAGGGTCTAAACTCTTCCTCTGTATATGCGGTGAATTTGAATTGCTCATCATTCATCTGGGAAAACAGTAGGCATTATCTCACTAGATTTGTAAcgtaaataatttataaacctttgccaacacaggagaaTACATCAACCTGTTTCTAAATATGCCATTTATTGGATGTTTATTGAGTTTGCATGTGGCCAGATATTATAATTTTATggatttaaacattgtttaatcatGCTGTAAAGTGAAACGTCACCAGCCCGTTGGCGTCCTCTGCAGGTATTTGTTATAATACATTATGTACTTACGTTGGTTATGTTCATATTATGTATAGCAGTGTttctcaaacctctccatgaagtACCCCCATCACTGCACGGTTAGTATGTCTCCCTTTATCTGACACACAaacttcaggtcttgcagtctccactaatgagctgatgagttgaatcagatgtgataatctagggagacatacaaaaggtGAAGGACTGGGGGTACTCTCAATCCGTTTGAATAAGGAAAacaataactttgccatagtatcctttcaaatgttaaagaaaGGATGCCCCACCCCCGGAATAAAGTTCAGGCTCAggaattttttgtatttatttattttttgtttaaaccccTGATGGTTGTTATTGACGTTTTATGTTCTCTGTTCCTATGATATTTATTTGACTCATTGCGTTTTGTTCACACCATCTTATATTCTCTCACGGGAAACCTGTATACCCTTGGGACATTTATGTTTAAACCTGTCAAAACGTATACACTACAGTTGGATTACTTTCATGAGAGTTTATGCTTTTAGTACCCCAACATGCATACAACTTTGTAGACTCAACTCATTTGGTCCAGTAGCCAAGATGTATATATAGCTAATAACTATAATGCTTTTTCAGATGATGTCAGTTTACCCAAACCCAATTATTTCCTCACACATCATGCAGTCCTTGCAAACCATTGCTCTGTCTGCTGCTCAACACATAGGTATGCCTTAAAGACCTCATACTGGCCAAATATGCTGTTCCTGGACAACTGATAAAGCACTAAAATTGACTGTTGTGTTATAGTTGAACACCAGAGCCAAAGTTTTAAAGTGTGGGTACCCTCTGTACGTGACATCACCCTGGTTTTCCTGAACATGGGGGCATCATTCATCAGTCTGTTCCCTCTTGAGGCTCTGCAACCCCCTTTTACTGAAGGAGACCTTTTGTGAGTTTTTCTCCCGCAGTCTGCAGCATTTTACTTCTATACCAGTcatatgtttttatcattcagcataTTTGACATAAGCCATGATTATACTACAAATGCTtcataaaaatgcatatatatgtgtTGGCAGAGAGAGCTTTCAGTTGGAAGAAACCAGCCAAGACCGAGTGATATCTGACATGAAAGACAATGGCACTTTACTGACACATAATTTGGAGAGTGTTCTCAACGTAAGATGAGTATTTTTATAATGtgtttgtcatgttttgtgtagtaggctatttttcatttgtttaactgtaatttaactttaaatcaGTGCTGTCaagcaattaatcacgattaatcgcatccaaaaccttttgtttacataatatatatgtgtgtactgtatatatttattatgtatacataaatacacacaaatgcatgtatatatttcagttttttttcaatatattaaatgtttatatataatactaaCTATACATGCAAATacgtgtaaatattttcaaaatatatactgtatgtgtgtgcatttacagtacagaccaaaagtttggacacaccttctcattcaaagagttttctttattttcatgactatggaaattgtagattcacactgaatgcatcaaaactatgaattaacacatatggaattatatatggaattatatacataacaaaaaagtgtgaaacaactgaaatatgtcgtagccac
This window of the Carassius gibelio isolate Cgi1373 ecotype wild population from Czech Republic chromosome B13, carGib1.2-hapl.c, whole genome shotgun sequence genome carries:
- the LOC127970616 gene encoding SMC5-SMC6 complex localization factor protein 2 isoform X3 — its product is MKVQRHSLPYTSHSRHNPESSSSCLFQQRPKASVKTGERITHHPDKKKERLENRDHKTSYCSNMSIQKKVSNPHHKNNPAEDRMSLSGKRKKEGSTENEKEMKRPCVDFQPSTSSAKCAFMKGSNEFVITIKEKSHKMLPAAPNSNNKPRLLPYLPSQLFKPCKDSSTASDKPNSFKLTKSPTVAEKKDVMVTHANKNLKAPPSQPHSRKVSPKSSTTFDSIETQLFTPDCCLPSPKTHNKKTNAERETWTQTSLSSNHKESVKIVSSPHHLDLRSPCIAKQAGSCKMETDVRIQLKVEQSRSPKAVMPVPAVSVNVEGSREQKCCPKWKDPLDIELGDDSGDELREHCNISLSSSSSGLEDEPLPSLEKLMSRRDHVPVTPEKDAFSEPNTPVSKAAPEAVKTKAVSYRNTLEQMLQEKEQYQRSKELERQLLESCEDDLLNIDEIENSESKEEDISLEQRKFLQRFSVASCAIRDIHPGEEIFLPARFGRLFNHRTLDLRKITMTPHNKSQQIIFKARTEHVLSLISAGLLRKAYFSFPCQPEVTRWLFQMMSVYPNPIISSHIMQSLQTIALSAAQHIVEHQSQSFKVWVPSVRDITLVFLNMGASFISLFPLEALQPPFTEGDLLESFQLEETSQDRVISDMKDNGTLLTHNLESVLNYLSLCTTLCPRAYTDEELVLLLTMVCRIGLETHFQLLPTGHFSILLQNLLKNITRWDEQISKACQTLTDLSEDHHNLRRLVYLLPDSSRGKQLKRHLSVSIISKLLNHTCTYKPSGTEFKLSELKPYLPQMRPSSLLKVLRSARSAEDCDTNLDQQAYYLCYSLLTLTNEASNFEFLPSAQRDDLQSLSSQLEKHIKCDIRESEKMLYRSKVKDFVARIYTKWQVLLTRSRPQEGKLYDYWKPPPEDEVSSCPQDKSCIKSQDNSESAEETLTEEWSVADSDEDAESKEEDCEEPQLLESEVKIERNDEDCVEDTRDVEEEKDEPKQQMMELEDDRKFELISDEELSETHEDSDCEEPQPLESEVKIEQGDEDCVEDISDVENKKDEPKQQMMELVDDRKFEPISDEELSETHEDSECEEPQPLVSEEKTKQSDEDCVEDISDVEEEKDEPKQQMMELEDDRKFEPISDEELSETHEDSEYEEPQSLESEEKMRRDDEDCVEDIGDVDEETFKPKQQMMEIDDDRKFEPISDEELSETHEDSECEEPQSLESEEKIEQGDEDCVEDISDVEEEKDEPKQPMMELKDDRKFEPISDEELSETHEDSEYEDDEDDLMNREEELLKDEEPHE